A section of the Cydia splendana chromosome 1, ilCydSple1.2, whole genome shotgun sequence genome encodes:
- the LOC134797074 gene encoding uncharacterized protein LOC134797074 — MRVSLDMRLLALCTTCLLVPAIACPQQCICKWKNGKRYVECSEKELKTIPSSLDSETQVLDFSGNDLQVLQKETFQKLGLLDLQKIYLPRCKLQKIDNHAFKGLANLVELDLSNNYLTVVPSTNFVYFPSLMRLSINNNPITSIKTHCFQRLSYLNTLELSDCKIETIENDAFSGLNHLEWLRLNGNRLSNIKGDNLFPDTLRGIYLQNNNWNCDCHLRDLHGWLLNFNMPHAVEPICTLPARLQKRAITAVAEAELACLPKLTPASVYLETNEGHNVTLECVVKAFPEAKVTWLYRGLVIHNSSNQQSEIRDMYYVESGETEKKSELFMYNVGNEHNGTYSCLAENPAGRALANYTVKIIVKEEPVVIVVTFPQRHLVVIVTIVFLIIVLLIAIIAVFLLKFKTDTRSRKKKESGKDVALCNQLLPAARNNGLLTKNNGSVIVNAHSRHSLHYMVQGRDYEPSELYQSNNIKGFVDRNPDLISDAETVANNAQNENTALSVYKAQVASDGFEEETTFSAPTLPRQVTWQDQQALSNVNIPPNPVNNMYQHSADVHLNPGCFLDSEGYPYDYGLPKHPCRPPIMSNYSVIGPFYQTLPHNRPKGQKLVCKFAKDMEFNTPPCANLEMLNGTNVRRTLEGYPVPRNRQIAYVGNGTVYYNEEFVPSPPEGYKTESVGPCCAPVEPCSSWVNPKGTCAVMVPVGIAEGTGRCGYQVETRCVDTQTTERLPGEGTEAVLKPLPQVSNAKCASDICSESPDEGYVGEANDM; from the coding sequence ATGAGAGTGAGCCTCGACATGCGTCTTCTGGCGCTGTGCACCACGTGTCTCCTGGTGCCCGCCATCGCCTGCCCTCAACAGTGCATTTGCAAGTGGAAGAACGGGAAGCGCTACGTCGAGTGCTCCGAAAAAGAACTCAAAACTATCCCCAGCTCGCTCGACTCCGAGACGCAGGTCCTCGATTTCTCGGGCAACGATCTTCAAGTCCTTCAGAAGGAAACGTTCCAAAAACTCGGATTACTCGACTTGCAGAAGATCTATCTGCCGCGGTGCAAGCTCCAAAAGATCGATAACCACGCGTTCAAAGGACTCGCGAATCTTGTCGAGTTAGACCTCTCTAATAACTATCTAACGGTCGTGCCTTCGACCAATTTTGTCTATTTTCCTTCGCTGATGAGACTTTCAATCAATAACAACCCTATAACGAGTATCAAAACTCATTGTTTTCAGCGTCTTTCTTACTTGAACACGCTGGAATTGAGCGATTGTAAAATCGAAACAATCGAGAACGACGCATTTTCCGGCTTAAATCATTTGGAATGGCTGCGATTGAATGGAAATAGACTGTCGAATATCAAAGGTGACAATTTATTCCCTGACACGTTGCGAGGGATCTATCTGCAGAATAATAATTGGAACTGTGACTGCCATTTGAGGGATTTGCACGGGTGGTTGTTAAATTTCAACATGCCGCACGCTGTGGAGCCAATTTGCACGCTCCCCGCGCGTTTGCAGAAACGCGCCATCACCGCAGTCGCTGAGGCCGAGCTGGCTTGTTTGCCAAAACTAACGCCTGCCTCCGTGTATTTAGAAACTAATGAGGGGCACAATGTGACGCTTGAATGCGTCGTGAAGGCCTTCCCGGAGGCTAAAGTGACCTGGTTGTACCGAGGACTAGTAATCCACAATTCCTCAAATCAACAATCGGAGATTCGAGACATGTATTATGTGGAAAGTGGTGAAACTGAGAAAAAAAGTGAACTTTTCATGTATAATGTAGGTAACGAACACAACGGGACTTATTCGTGTTTAGCCGAAAACCCAGCAGGGCGGGCGCTGGCCAACTACACTGTAAAAATAATCGTCAAAGAGGAGCCAGTAGTGATAGTAGTTACGTTTCCTCAGCGGCATTTAGTGGTAATAGTTACAATAGTTTTTCTAATTATCGTCCTACTTATTGCAATAATAGCAGTTTTTCTACTAAAATTTAAAACGGACACTAGAAGTCGTAAGAAGAAGGAAAGTGGGAAAGACGTAGCGCTGTGCAACCAGCTGTTGCCCGCGGCGCGGAATAACGGTCTGCTAACAAAAAATAACGGGTCGGTGATCGTGAACGCACACTCGCGACACTCTCTACACTATATGGTGCAGGGCCGCGACTACGAGCCGAGCGAGCTGTATCAAAGCAATAACATCAAAGGCTTCGTCGACAGGAACCCTGACCTAATTAGTGACGCTGAAACCGTCGCTAACAATGCGCAAAACGAGAACACCGCGCTCTCTGTGTACAAAGCACAGGTCGCGAGTGACGGATTCGAAGAGGAGACGACGTTCTCCGCGCCTACGCTGCCACGGCAAGTGACGTGGCAGGACCAGCAGGCGCTCAGCAACGTTAACATTCCGCCTAATCCCGTTAACAATATGTACCAACACTCGGCCGATGTACATCTCAACCCCGGCTGCTTCCTTGACAGTGAAGGCTACCCCTACGACTACGGCCTACCAAAACACCCATGCCGACCTCCCATAATGTCCAATTATTCCGTAATAGGACCTTTTTATCAAACTTTGCCTCACAATAGGCCGAAAGGTCAAAAGCTTGTATGCAAGTTTGCTAAGGACATGGAATTCAATACGCCGCCTTGTGCCAATTTAGAAATGCTTAACGGAACAAATGTAAGGCGGACATTAGAAGGGTATCCCGTGCCGCGGAACCGACAAATCGCTTACGTAGGAAACGGGACCGTGTATTACAACGAAGAGTTTGTGCCGTCACCGCCGGAGGGGTATAAGACAGAATCCGTTGGACCATGCTGCGCGCCGGTTGAGCCTTGCTCCTCTTGGGTAAATCCTAAGGGAACCTGTGCAGTGATGGTACCTGTAGGGATAGCGGAGGGTACGGGGCGGTGCGGTTATCAGGTTGAAACGAGATGCGTGGATACACAAACGACAGAGAGATTACCCGGGGAAGGCACGGAGGCCGTACTCAAGCCGCTACCTCAAGTGTCCAACGCTAAATGCGCGTCCGACATCTGTTCGGAAAGCCCGGATGAGGGCTACGTCGGTGAAGCGAACGATATGTGA